One Flavobacteriales bacterium genomic window carries:
- a CDS encoding transporter substrate-binding domain-containing protein — MKRTTRYLVLILTMCLAYNCQTGDRNGSYSEGDWITFDLDRIKQRGKLIALTETSSTTYFLYKGNPMGFEYELLRQFAKHLGVELEIKVIKDWDKIFVDLMEGRADIIASNLTVTNERKKIVNFTEHHMLTRQVLVQRKPVNWSRMKRQDWEAALVRNPLDIAGQHIHVKRNTSFYSRLQSLSEEIGGKINIEEVQGDVTSEMLIRQVANGEITMTVSDENVAMINSTYFPNLDVATPISFPQKIAWAVRKESPMLLQELNRWLHQEKRTPHYYALYKKYFLNPKQSEERMSSEYSSLSGGKISAYDEYLKTYSKKIDWDWRLLAAQVYQESHFNPDAQSWAGAYGLMQLMPATAKRLGFDTITSPSQSIDAAVRFIERLDSYWAKTVDDKSERIKFILASYNVGLGHVIDARNLARKYRKDPEKWEENVDYFLRMKSTPKYYHDPVVKHGYCRGEEPYQYVRQILKRYQHYRNIISDEPVPSKSSTLMTAK; from the coding sequence ATGAAAAGAACAACACGATATCTTGTTTTAATCCTGACCATGTGTCTGGCATACAATTGCCAGACAGGTGATCGGAACGGCAGCTATTCAGAAGGTGACTGGATCACATTCGACCTGGATCGGATCAAACAACGCGGCAAATTAATTGCCCTGACTGAAACCAGTTCTACCACCTATTTCCTATACAAAGGCAATCCCATGGGCTTTGAATACGAGTTGCTCAGACAGTTTGCCAAACACCTGGGCGTAGAACTGGAGATTAAGGTTATAAAAGATTGGGATAAGATTTTTGTAGACCTGATGGAAGGCCGGGCTGACATTATTGCTTCCAACCTTACCGTCACCAATGAACGAAAGAAAATCGTGAACTTCACAGAGCACCATATGCTTACCCGGCAGGTGTTGGTGCAGCGCAAACCCGTGAACTGGTCACGCATGAAACGGCAGGATTGGGAGGCCGCCCTCGTCCGAAACCCTCTTGACATCGCCGGACAGCATATCCATGTAAAGCGAAATACTAGTTTTTACTCAAGACTTCAGAGTTTATCGGAGGAGATCGGAGGTAAGATCAACATCGAGGAAGTACAAGGTGATGTGACCTCGGAGATGCTAATCCGACAAGTCGCCAACGGAGAGATCACCATGACCGTATCCGATGAGAATGTGGCCATGATTAATAGTACCTACTTTCCGAATCTGGATGTTGCCACGCCCATTTCGTTTCCTCAGAAAATTGCCTGGGCCGTTAGAAAAGAGTCACCTATGCTATTACAGGAATTGAACCGATGGCTTCACCAGGAAAAACGGACCCCTCATTATTACGCGTTGTACAAGAAATATTTTCTCAATCCGAAACAATCGGAGGAACGAATGAGCAGTGAGTATTCTTCTTTATCAGGCGGAAAAATAAGCGCCTACGATGAATACCTGAAAACTTACAGTAAAAAGATCGACTGGGACTGGCGTCTGCTTGCTGCACAGGTATACCAGGAGTCGCATTTTAATCCGGATGCTCAATCCTGGGCTGGTGCCTATGGTTTGATGCAACTGATGCCCGCCACAGCCAAGCGACTCGGATTTGATACGATCACATCACCATCCCAAAGCATTGATGCAGCGGTTCGATTCATTGAAAGACTGGACAGTTACTGGGCAAAAACGGTAGATGATAAATCAGAGCGGATCAAGTTTATCCTGGCATCCTACAATGTGGGACTGGGACATGTCATTGACGCCAGGAATCTGGCACGTAAATACCGGAAAGATCCTGAGAAGTGGGAAGAGAATGTGGATTATTTCTTACGAATGAAATCCACACCAAAGTATTATCATGATCCAGTCGTTAAGCACGGTTATTGCCGGGGAGAAGAACCCTACCAATACGTCAGACAAATTCTGAAAAGATATCAGCACTACCGAAATATCATTTCTGACGAACCGGTGCCATCCAAATCCTCTACTCTTATGACCGCTAAATGA
- a CDS encoding WG repeat-containing protein, with protein MHKLVLPILIICCLALPGVTLAQFHSINDGYEALREYNYFKAKHIFYKKLKRHPVPASFGLATIFVRRDNPFHQTDSAFKYICIAQEKFISWPSDMRNKMKTYVDSIHIIFLKAAIYEQAYFHAVDSPRVETLEHFLSVYDGAPQAHEIMVLRDATAYRHARRQGTSRAMREFVECYPDAQQYAEAEELYHAMLFKEKTTPSDLESYRRFIQENPESPYVNEAHNALFVHETREGRAVDYHRFIKLYPDNPNVQTAWHNLYQLEVSDYRQESIQAFLKKYPDYPYRQQIKQDIVLAKLQLYPIRHEGKWGFMDSSSNVRIPCQFEWVGAFEEGVALAGRQGLMGFVNKRGQMVVPFIYEEAEAFKDGLSLVGDGKNYGFVDRTGRVMIPLKYSQLNDFSEGLATAEMDGSFGFINEENHAVIPFVFDAAGDFSEGMAWVKMGGKTGYVDRTGKMQIPCQFDWGESFSGGRARIRIGKKFGVIASDGRWILNPEYELIGTFSSGLAPVVLEGRLGYANRDGQLVIPLSGEADADVVNWGAFQDGLAKTRIGKKRGMIDTLGKVVVPADFEDLGNMSENRLAVRKRGKWGYVNRKVRLIIPYEYEQAWNFNDGLAKVQKDGMIGFVDTLGKVVVPCVLEDAGYFTDGWVWFRKEGKWGLMTTDTTMIMPLLDHATPIGPLIELVRDEKIAYLDRLQNRIIWKEEGFDMEELGCE; from the coding sequence ATGCACAAGCTCGTCTTGCCTATTCTGATCATTTGTTGTTTGGCCTTGCCCGGGGTGACCTTGGCGCAGTTTCATTCTATCAATGACGGATATGAAGCTTTACGAGAATACAACTATTTTAAGGCCAAGCACATCTTCTATAAAAAGCTCAAGCGACATCCCGTGCCGGCTTCATTTGGCCTGGCAACCATATTTGTCAGGAGAGATAACCCGTTTCATCAAACTGACAGTGCATTCAAGTACATATGCATAGCACAGGAGAAGTTCATATCCTGGCCATCGGATATGCGGAATAAGATGAAAACATACGTTGATTCAATCCATATTATCTTTCTGAAAGCAGCCATATATGAACAGGCTTATTTTCATGCCGTTGACAGTCCGCGGGTAGAGACGCTGGAACATTTCCTGTCTGTATATGATGGGGCGCCTCAGGCCCATGAGATCATGGTCTTGAGGGATGCAACAGCATATCGTCATGCGCGGAGACAAGGCACATCCAGGGCTATGAGGGAATTTGTTGAGTGTTATCCGGATGCTCAGCAGTATGCTGAGGCGGAAGAACTGTATCATGCGATGTTGTTCAAGGAAAAAACAACACCATCCGATCTGGAGAGCTATCGCAGGTTTATTCAGGAAAACCCGGAAAGCCCATATGTGAATGAGGCCCACAATGCGTTATTTGTTCATGAAACCAGGGAAGGCAGGGCTGTAGACTACCATCGGTTCATTAAACTTTATCCCGATAACCCGAACGTTCAAACGGCCTGGCATAACCTGTATCAGTTGGAAGTATCTGATTACCGCCAGGAAAGTATCCAGGCCTTTTTAAAAAAATACCCGGACTACCCATACCGGCAGCAGATTAAACAGGACATCGTATTGGCAAAGCTTCAATTGTATCCCATTCGGCATGAGGGGAAATGGGGGTTCATGGATAGCTCCTCAAACGTAAGGATTCCCTGTCAGTTTGAGTGGGTGGGGGCATTTGAAGAAGGGGTTGCACTGGCTGGCAGACAAGGTTTGATGGGTTTTGTGAATAAGAGGGGACAGATGGTTGTGCCATTCATTTATGAAGAAGCGGAGGCGTTCAAAGATGGCCTGAGCCTGGTGGGTGATGGGAAGAATTACGGATTTGTGGACCGCACCGGAAGGGTGATGATTCCATTGAAATATAGCCAGCTCAATGACTTTTCAGAAGGACTGGCAACAGCAGAAATGGATGGAAGCTTTGGTTTTATAAATGAAGAGAATCATGCAGTCATTCCGTTTGTATTTGATGCGGCAGGGGATTTTTCCGAAGGTATGGCTTGGGTGAAGATGGGGGGAAAGACAGGATATGTGGACCGCACCGGAAAAATGCAGATACCTTGTCAATTCGATTGGGGCGAATCATTCTCCGGAGGTCGTGCCCGCATAAGAATAGGAAAGAAATTCGGAGTGATTGCCAGCGACGGAAGATGGATACTGAACCCTGAATATGAACTTATCGGTACATTTAGTAGTGGTCTGGCACCTGTGGTACTGGAAGGAAGACTGGGATATGCCAACCGGGATGGGCAGCTGGTCATACCGCTGAGCGGTGAGGCGGATGCGGATGTGGTCAATTGGGGGGCATTTCAGGATGGACTGGCGAAGACAAGAATCGGAAAGAAACGAGGAATGATAGATACCCTGGGGAAAGTCGTGGTGCCGGCGGACTTTGAAGATCTTGGTAACATGAGTGAAAACAGGCTTGCAGTTCGGAAGAGAGGAAAATGGGGCTATGTGAATCGAAAGGTCCGGTTGATCATTCCTTATGAGTATGAGCAGGCTTGGAACTTTAATGATGGGCTGGCCAAAGTACAGAAGGACGGAATGATTGGTTTTGTCGATACACTGGGAAAGGTAGTAGTGCCTTGTGTTCTGGAAGATGCGGGCTATTTTACCGATGGTTGGGTGTGGTTCAGGAAGGAGGGTAAGTGGGGGTTAATGACAACAGATACGACGATGATTATGCCCTTGCTGGATCACGCTACACCGATAGGGCCTTTGATTGAACTGGTAAGGGATGAGAAAATAGCATATCTGGATAGATTACAGAATCGTATTATCTGGAAAGAGGAAGGATTTGATATGGAAGAGTTAGGTTGCGAATAA